A region of the Candidatus Methylomirabilis oxygeniifera genome:
CTCAACTGGCGCTGGACTATGCTGTCTGCGTCCGTGGGCTTACCGCGCCGATGGTCTCGCGCGCCTGGAAAGGGGAGCTGACGGAGGAGGTCAAAGAGGCTCACCGTCTCCTCCTGAGCCGTCTACAGACGCTGGAGCGCCTGGCCGGATCCCCTGTGGGACGCCTGTGGCTGTGGCTGCAGGCCCGCCTGCGCCGAGTCTTCCGTAAGCCTGCCCATGTGCAGAGCCTGCCTTCGTCAGGGACGAACGGCAACCGTAGGTAGTGGCGCTAAACCGAGCATTCCGGCTGGGATGACCGTCCGGGGAACAATCGGAGGATCGGAGAAACTGACCGTGGCGGGAACCACATCGGTACGATGATAGGAAGACTGATCCGGTGGCTGATCGTTTTTCCGCTCCTGGGCCTTCTACTCTATGTCGGTCACCCGTTTCTCTTGAGAGCGATGGGTCGCTATCTGATCACGGAGGATCGTCTGCAAAAGGCTGAGGCGATCGCGGTCCTGGCCGGAGACGGAGGTGTTGGTCGCACGCTCGAGGCGGTGAGGCTTTACCAGGACGGTTATGCGCCACGGATCATTCTGACCCGCCAGCGTCTGCCGACAGGGTACGAAGCATTAACACGGCTGGGCATTACTGTACCGGAAGAGCGGCATATTCAGTGGATGGTGCTTAAGGCGATGCGGGTGCCCGTCACCGCTGTTCTTCAGGTCAACGAGCGATCCGATAGTACTGCAAGCGAGATGGTCCATCTCGTACGCCTGCTCAAGGAGCACCGGATACGAACCATTATCCTTGTGACGAATAAATCGCATTCGACACGGGCAAGCAAGATTCTAGCCAGAGTGTCCAGAAATAACCTTACGAGCATCAGCCGACCCACCCGCTATGATACCTTTGATCCGGACGGCTGGTGGCGTTCCCGCGCTGATGCGAGAGACGTGCTATTTGAATATCTGAAGCTGCTCGACTATCTCGTGCAGACGGTCAGTGGTGGTCTGATCGGGCGGTTCAGTGATGCAAAGTCACCGATCGTTCCGGGGGAGGCCACCTTTTAAAAATCAGGCGTTCAGTCGGGTCTCTACGACAGTGTAAAACCGTTGACGAATGGAGGGGTAGAGCTATGCAAGAGAAGCGAGGGATGTTTGATACGATTTTCGGGGCGTTGGGATCGAACAGCCAGGAGCCGATGCCGCAGGCTCCACTGATGGAGATGTCGAGGAATGCGTTTGTCGTCGGCGAGAAGATTCAGATTCGCGGGGAGCTGACCGGTGAAGGCGATCTTCAGCTTATGGGCGGGTTTCACGGGACTATTGATCTTACGGGAACGATTGTCATCGGAGAGTCGGCCCAGGTCGAGGCTGATATCGCGGCCACCAACATCATTGTCGGCGGCCACGTCAAAGGCAATCTGATCGCCAGCGGACGGGTCGATCTGCTGCCTACCGGCAGCGTGACGGGTAACGTGAAGACAGGCAGTATCGCCGCCGCAGAGGGCGCCTCCTTGCATGGCGAGATCGAGATCAATCGCCGCCAGGCGGC
Encoded here:
- a CDS encoding protein of unknown function (Evidence 5 : No homology to any previously reported sequences), with product MQEKRGMFDTIFGALGSNSQEPMPQAPLMEMSRNAFVVGEKIQIRGELTGEGDLQLMGGFHGTIDLTGTIVIGESAQVEADIAATNIIVGGHVKGNLIASGRVDLLPTGSVTGNVKTGSIAAAEGASLHGEIEINRRQAAGQVQMEKDRIGSF
- a CDS encoding protein of unknown function (Evidence 5 : No homology to any previously reported sequences); amino-acid sequence: MGAFNHRDSRHGHALIQELAVVRKTLGRLDAKLQESDSEHVPKEDDRELRLALQRIDDDRLTQLALDYAVCVRGLTAPMVSRAWKGELTEEVKEAHRLLLSRLQTLERLAGSPVGRLWLWLQARLRRVFRKPAHVQSLPSSGTNGNRR
- a CDS encoding protein of unknown function (Evidence 5 : No homology to any previously reported sequences) translates to MIGRLIRWLIVFPLLGLLLYVGHPFLLRAMGRYLITEDRLQKAEAIAVLAGDGGVGRTLEAVRLYQDGYAPRIILTRQRLPTGYEALTRLGITVPEERHIQWMVLKAMRVPVTAVLQVNERSDSTASEMVHLVRLLKEHRIRTIILVTNKSHSTRASKILARVSRNNLTSISRPTRYDTFDPDGWWRSRADARDVLFEYLKLLDYLVQTVSGGLIGRFSDAKSPIVPGEATF